The DNA segment ACCTATCAAACCCACCACTACGACATCGGCTTGAGTTTGACGTGTGATCATGCCAAGCAGCACACTCTTACCAACACCACTGCCAGCAAAAAGCCCCATACGTTGCCCTTTACCCATGGTCAGCATGCTGTTGATCGCTCTGACACCAACATCGAGAGGTTGGGTGATCGGTTGGCGCTTCATTGGGTTCACCGCTTGACCTTGTAAGCTAATTCGCTCACCAAGGCCCAGCGTTCCGAGATCATCAATCGGTTCACCCAAGCCATTAATCACTCGGCCGAACCAATCATCACTGATGTTTAGATGACACTCACCCTCGACTGGCCAAACTCTCGCACCTGAAAACAACCCTGTTGCAGGTCGGATCGGCATCAAGTAAGCAACGTCGTGATTAAAGCCCACTGTCTGAGCTTCAATCTTCTCACCCGACCCCGTTTCCACTAAACAGCGTTGGCCCGTTAACAGCCGACAACCAACCGCCTCAAGCATCAAGCCTGTGACTTTAACAAGGCGACCCGTGACTTTCGCGACAGGGATCGCCTCTATTGAGGCCATTGCCTCTTGTAAGCGCTGGTCTATGGCACTGGTCATAATGCTGGCTCAGCGGTTTTTTCGAGCTCAGCAGCGGGCTCTTCAAGCAAGTGCTTTTTCACCGACTCCATGCAGGTTTCTAATCGTTGATCGCAACCGGCATCCGCTTCAGCGTTCTTGGTGACAATACGACAATCACCCTGACGCAAAGTCGGATCACACACAATATTCCACTGCTCAATCTTCTCAGCAGCCACCTCTTGAATACGTGAAAACTCTTCCTGGGCCATCATCACTTTAATGCCAACAGGTTCACTAGGTAATGTTTCTAGTGTTTCCTCGACCAAGGCCAAAATCTGTTGTGGTTGCAGGGTCAGTTCACAGCGAATCACCTGCTGCGATACTTTTTTCACTAGCTCACACACCTGTTCTCGTTGGCGACGCTCTTGTTCAACAAACAGTTTGTCGAGTTTTTCCGCCATTAAGGCAAAAGGCTTTGCCGCTTCAACAAACGCCTTTTTGCCTTCTTGCTTGCCCTGCTCTATACCTTGCTGCTGGCCAGCGACCAGGCCTTGTTCAAAACCCTGAACTTGCCCTTTCTCTAGACCTTCTTTGACACCTTCGTCGTAGCCTTTGGTCATGCCCAGTTGGAAGCCTTGGCTGTATTGCTGTTGAATATCACCGCTACTCTCTTCAAGTGCGTCTGGCTCATTTTCAAAACTCAGCTCAGGCTCACCATCGGAAAAAGTGTCAAACTCATCAAAGCCAGTAAACTCTCCAAGACCGAACTCATCATCCAAGCTCGGCTCAGGCTGATGCGTGGGCGCCTTCAGTGCCGATGGCTCGACAATCGGTGGAAACCGAAAGCTTCGATATTGATGCGGCTCTAAGCGTACGATGCGATTACGTTTTGACATATTAGTCCACCGTTTTTTCTTGGTAGAGCTGTAGGGTTAGTTCACCCGACTCATTCAACTCTCGGACATAATCCATCACATCATTGCGTGCGCGTCTTACTTGGCTCATTGACACTTTACCCATCGCCGCCATTTCAGATTCGAAAGACTGGCGCATACGTTTAGGCAAAAT comes from the Vibrio astriarenae genome and includes:
- the fliH gene encoding flagellar assembly protein FliH, whose amino-acid sequence is MSKRNRIVRLEPHQYRSFRFPPIVEPSALKAPTHQPEPSLDDEFGLGEFTGFDEFDTFSDGEPELSFENEPDALEESSGDIQQQYSQGFQLGMTKGYDEGVKEGLEKGQVQGFEQGLVAGQQQGIEQGKQEGKKAFVEAAKPFALMAEKLDKLFVEQERRQREQVCELVKKVSQQVIRCELTLQPQQILALVEETLETLPSEPVGIKVMMAQEEFSRIQEVAAEKIEQWNIVCDPTLRQGDCRIVTKNAEADAGCDQRLETCMESVKKHLLEEPAAELEKTAEPAL